The Gossypium hirsutum isolate 1008001.06 chromosome D06, Gossypium_hirsutum_v2.1, whole genome shotgun sequence genome contains the following window.
ATTAGCAAATAGATAATTTCATATAGAAAATTGacatgaaaattagaaaaaaaaagtataaatacgatgattattaattcatttattaaattatataaaagaattcatatatcaatcatttatgaaattaatgtgaCTCAATTGGTAAAGtagatataattattattttgtttagatGAGATTATCCTAATACATTTTTAATGATAAAGAGTTAAAAAAGGAATAAGAATTGTTTTTGTTAGTAAAAATTCATTCTAAATTAATTTCTAACACAGTTTATAAATCATCCATAATAATTCTTTTCAAtgaatgtatttatttataattaatataaaaataataataataatacactaAATATATCGCATCGTGCCACACTCAATTATCCGTCTAAATTCACCAAGTACCTCAagtttatttatatttctttttaaagtttttgtttcgtatatttaaaaaatttcaattgcgatattattaattattagtttcATCAAAATAAGGAGTAAAATGGTTGCTGTTGTATGAGGTTGATCTGTTTCTACTAATTCCTAGGAGATTGAGCCGTAAATTAAGCCATCAAATCCACCGACCTTAATGCAACTTTACAGTCAAACCACGTAGGACTTGTTCCCATTCAAAGTTGcaaccccaaaaaataaaaaaacagccCCTTTGAACTTTGAAGCtttcaaaaagaaataaactCGAGATTTTGAAAACAAAGAGGAAGAAATAGAAAAACCCAATAAGGAAACATCGTAGGAGAATTGGTGTTTTTGGATTCTTGTTTTTACCCAATATATATTTACATGCTTTTTCTCCTTTGATTTAACTCTTTTTCCTGATATGTATAATTTCTgggattttttattttctaaaccgcCTTTGGATTAATCCCACATCGGAAGTGATTGGTTTTGAGTAATTGAGGGTTAAAGTGGTGGCTTTGGCCTTTGGGTGCTTTAAAGGCGACTTTTTCATAAATCTAGGTTGAGGGTATTGAAGCTTTTTATCGTATGGATCTCATGGGAGAAGTATTTTAtagctgatttttttttttttatctttggaTGTATCTTGTTTCTATTGAAGGAAAGGATCGGCTTGTGAACCTGTCTGGCTTTGATTTGGATGTTCTCAGGCCATTGAAACTCCTACTACCCTTTGAAAAGAAATTGTTTTCGTTTTGTATCCCAAGAGATAGATGGGATAGAGAGTTCTTCAAGCTTCAAGGTGGGTAATTTGGAATTTGACAGATTCGTTGAATTGGGGAAGATATTGGTGATATTATTTGGTTTGAGACATTGGGTTTGGATTGTTTGGAGATGGGTTCTCCTCAAGGCTCCACATTGACAACAAATATGGTGGGGCTTGTTGATGGTTCAAGTGCACGGGCTGAGGTTTCCTTCATTGATTCTTTGCCTGTTTATGTCAAGGAGCTAATAGCTGGTGGTGCTGCTGGAGCTTTTGCTAAAACTACCATTGCACCTTTAGAACGGATTAAAATACTCTTGCAGGTGAGCTACCTGATATTTCCGTGTTGCTTGTATATATTAACATCATTCATAGATGCTATAACCCGAAATTGGTGTTTCTAATTTTAGCATTTTGCAATGCTCACATGTTTTGCTTGCTTTTAGGTTTTGTAAAGTTGTTACTTTCTAATTTTTGAGTAGTCCTCTTATAATCAAGTGATGATTTTGGCCGATGGATTTTTCCTGCAAAATGGGTTTTGGTTACAATGGTGTTAAGGGTTAGTTGTATGATATGTTACTACGGATGGTAAAAGATAGATATTGCCAAATCTACTGCCACTCAATCATTAGCATGATTTGCCTCGCTCCGCCATggatgttaaaatttaaaaaccacTACCAACATCCATAACCATTCCGCTTCATctcatttgatatttattagtTATTTCTAATAATGTTTTGCATTTAACACATATATCAATtacttttttatacttttaaaagtttaaatattattttaaaatattgggATAGAGCGGGCCATGCAAATACCAGAAATGCTTCATACCTGCCTATCGAGAAAAAAACTGTCTTGCCCCACCTCTAGTCTTCAAGTAAAAACCCTCTCCATTCGGGATGGGTTGGTCTGAAATTCAATGGGTGGTTCGGTTTTGCCATCCCTATCATGTTACTCTGGAGTTGGATGTTTGTCAAGATATGTTTACTTTGTTTCCCTTTTCATCCCTCTACCAGTATTTTCTGCTTCATGCACATTACTACTCACATTTTTTAATATGATTCTTTATCGTGCAGACAAGGACTGATGGTTTCCAATCTCTTGGGGTGTATCAATCCTTAAGGAAGGTACTAAAGCATGAAGGTGTTATGGGGTTTTATAAGTAAGTTCACAGATTATTTCACCATTTCCTCTCTCTGCCCTCCCACAAAACCTAGACTAATTCATGACTGTTTATACCCGCAGAGGAAACGGAGCCAGTGTTATTCGGATCATTCCTTATGCAGCCTTGCATTTCATGACTTATGAGCAGTACCGAGGTTGGATGTTAGATAACTATTCTTTCTTGGGATCAGGACCTGTTGTAGATCTTTTAGCTGGTTCTGCTTCTGGAGGAACGGCAGTGTTGTGCACTTATCCCTTGGACTTGGCTCGTGCTAAACTTGCCTATCAGGTAAGTTCTCATAAGAATACCATAGTTTCTCATAAATATTGTTCAAATCAGTTTTTGAAAGTGAGTTTGATCTGGCTTGCTGATATTTACAATAAATTAATCTATCCTTTACACTAGTTTAATCAAATCTATTAAGGAAGATTTTTTTGTAGTAGACCTGTGGCAGCAAAGAGTTTATTCTTTTGGAACAAATGCAACCATTCCCTGCCTCCTTGGATAAATCggaatgaataaaagaaatgaatGTTCTTTACACTAATTTTctcattaatttttatgatttaacaGGTTGGTGACACTAGATCTAAATTCGGTTCTGGTATGAAAAGTTTATATCCTCGACCTGCATATAGTGGCGTAACAGATGTACTGACACGTGTTTACAGGGATGGGGGAATTCGTGGATTATATCGAGGTGTAGGTATGTAGGCAGTTGTTTTTAATGCTTCTTGTTACAACTTAAGAATAAATAGATTTGACAATGGCTCCTAGTTCTTTGCATTATTCTCATAATGGCATGTTCGTAGCTATTTTCCTGTCAAAAGTCAGTTTTCCATGATAATAGAGATTTTCATTAGTTCAACATGCAATCTTGAAATTCTTTTAATGTAGTTGCTTCATTTTGCTCGTACTTTCTCGCTAGATGTGCCTGGACTTGATGAAACTTTTTTCTTACATAGGTCCAACACTGGCTGGGATCCTCCCTTACGCTGGTTTAAAGTTCTACATCTATGAGGAAATAAAGACACGTGTTCCGGAAGAGCACCGAAAGTCCATTGTGATGAATCTTTCTTGTGGAGCACTGGCTGGATTACTTGGGCAGACTTTCACGTACCCATTAGATGTTGTAAGGAGACAGATGCAGGTATTGTACAATACCAACTGTTACTTTCTAGGAAGTGTAATGGCTATTCTCTACTTTGTTAAAAAATTGGCATTTTGTTGTCTcgttcatgtgttattattagcATGGAATCCATTTTGGGATGTTCTAAATGTTTTGAGGTACATGTGTACTGTGCTAAGTactctgtgtgtgtgtgtgtgtgaaaacAACCTGGTTAAATAAACTGGTCTTGAAGTCGTCTGATTCAGCCCAATATATTTGCCATAGTGTCAACTTGATAATGTCAACATGATTGACGCATCCAGGAATGTAATTTTTGGAAATGTTGCCCTACAGGTTGGAACTCTTCAGTGTTCAACAATTCAAGGCGATGCAAGATATGGGAACACATACGAAGGGCTTACTAGTATTGTCCGTAATCAAGGATGGAGACAATTGTTTGCAGGCTTGAGCATAAATTACATTAAGGTATTTTATGTAGTACTcaacaataatattaaacataGCTTCTAGTTTTATCCTCGTACCTGTTGAGAAACAATAAACCTTAGTACTTGTAGGATACAGATGGAGAGTTGTCTACAGTTCAGTTTGAGCTTTTTTTACGTAATTGCCAATTTCAGTTGCTAATTGTGTGTTACAATTTGGTTGTCAGATTGTTCCTTCAGTGGCAGTTGGATTTGCGGCATATGACATGATGAAGGTTTCGCTTCGGATTCCACCCCGACAGAAACTACAGGCAGAACCATCTGGATAAACAGAGATGGATTTACAATGGGTTGCAACCAAAATCCGAAAGAACTTGGTGGTAGCATTATATGAACTAAGAAAAGTTTAGCAACCAAAAACTAGTTTCCTCAACTCATTGTGATTCTTTTTTTCTATTGTGATTGTTATGTTTTATTGTGGGATGCATATAAAATACCTTGTTTCTCAAAAAAATACATGCTTGGATTTTCATTATGGTTGGCTGGAGTACAGTTCTTGCATCACAATCAGAGTCACCGACATTAATGAAACAAACAAATTCAAAGACATGATTGACTTTTCTTCTTAAAAGATGAAGAACAAGATATTCTGAAAGTATAACTaattaataaaaccaaaatatacaACCTAAAACTATCTCTTCCAGCCCCATCAAGTATCAAATAAAAGAATTCTCATAAGAATCCCAATGGTTTTGACCAAAAAATGAGTGTAGATTGATGAAATCATGAAAACGTCTATGAGTAATTATAATAGATTAAGAATCCATTGTGTACTAGCATGGCCGAAAACGAAGTTCCATCGACAACAGTACAAATATATTACAATTGTAGTCCCCACCATCCCCACCATCCACAACTTGTTCTGCAGTTTCATGTAGAATAATTAGTCTCTTTCTCATAAAACATGCTTTCTTcgaactgttgcttcttaattgCGTTCTCATAAACATCTTTGAAGGTCCCTTAAACCTCACTAAATTCACTTTTCTCCTCCCAGCTCAGCTCTTTCAGTGAAATGTGTAGATAACTCTATGCATGACTTGCCAAGTTTCAATTGTTTCAACATTGTCCTTTTTCATATACCTTTCCATGTAATGGCAGTTCCTTTGGTAGTTCAAACTGCTTGCCTATTTATATGCTCTCTTTCCTAGTTTCACAAGTTGCATTCTTTGCAGGTTTTGTGAGCTTCAGGTGAAATCCTTGATTCCATTTCTgtggttttttattttcttctcaaattctAATATCACAGGTTTTAATCTGATGAACATGTTTGATATTTCTAATATCACAGGTTGGAGTTTATAAGGTGCATTATTTCTTTCTGTGACAATGAGAAACAAGAAAGTGCCCTATCAAACTGGCCACGGGCAAAAACAAGGGCTGCCAAGGTACTTCATTCAGCTGTCATAAAGCCTTTACTAAGTCCATAAAATGTGGCTCAGCATGCAAATTTGCATGCAAGCAAGAGCAGCCAATGCGTTTCATACATCATATACTTGAAAATTACTTGCTGAAGGGTACTCCATTTTGCACTTACTTTATGAATTGAAGGTTGGATATTGGTGATGGCAAAGAACTATTAAGTGTCAAAGAACAGATTTACCAAGGCAGTCCATTGAATATATAGGATCAGTGAGTCTACTTTACTTCTATCACTAATCAAACAAACCCATTCTAATCTACAATGTACTCTCATTTTCTTAACCATATATGTTTTCTCTTGCttgcaaaaagaaagagaagcaTTTGAATTGATTGTGGAAAGTGGAAAGCTTGTTTACAAGCAATCTGGAATAGTGGTTAACACTCAAGTTTCCTCTCCGCCCCGGTGAGGCTACAATAGCTGCTGGAAGATTGGCGGCTTCTCAAGGTGTTCTTGAGGTACATAATATATTGGCTTTGACTAAGATTCACAGTATTTCACAACATGAATAGTGCTAAAACCTCATTTTTCTTCTGCAGAAATGTGCTATAGATGATGACTACACCTCATACAAAGTTGGGGATGATGTTGGTGAGCCCTCAAATGATGCATGCATTACAACATTATTAAGTCTACAAAGTATGAATGCAAGCAATGTGGAAGCACCAGAACAAGTGAACCTATCTCCAAGAGCCACGCATGGTCAAATTGGAAACTCTGGTCCAATACCTTCACCAAGGCCAAGCCACATGGGACTCCCTAGCCCAAGGGTGGCAATTATGGGTATGCTGATAATCAAAGGGAGAAAAATCACCAAACAATCTTTGTTTTAGGCGCATAACCCTAAACTTATAGGCATGTATATCATAAGTTtagaattaaaaagtaaaaacttatttttttttaaataaactaatctattCTTTTTAACCACTTGTATGTTTAATCGCCaccaattttttattatatattattgttatacTCCAGCACCCCGGCACTTCCAAAACACCATGATAATTCTAAGATGTTATATATTAACTGTAAATAGTCATCTTTTCATTTGGAGGGGAATGAACAATATACGATTTCaccatatattaatttttaattttatataaaaatttatttataaatacttTATCCTTCCATCTATTAttcaattattataaaaaattttaatataaattttttcttACATCTCTATTATATGCATACATTATTTAGGTCCATAAGGacttataatgattaaataattaaatattatgaataatttAGTGGGACTTTCAATGCTTCATCATGGATCCATTCTAAACCATAAAATTAAAGAGATTTAtgaaaaaagcaaaagaagagaTGATAGGAGCCCACAACAATAATGGCCGAAACTAAAGAGACGGCAGTTGTTATGCTGAAAAATGTAAAAGAGAAATGGGGCAGGCCTAAAATTATTGCCCCCCAATCCCAGGAAAACTACAGTTAAGACCGCGACACAGATTCATATAATGACGTCAACCTCTTATCCAATTCCCCATTTTTCCCTACAATCATAGATAATCTAATTAGAattatttaaattccatatttttagCGTTGAAAATTATAAAGaagatttttacaattttaatgagAATTAGATGACCAATTTAATTCTAAGGCTTTTATTGATAtcagtttattatttttttaagttttgtgaTATTCTTGAATCCAGCAGTgaatagaaattagaaaaaaacaaATATCGGAATTTAGTTCCTTGTGTTTTCATGATTAAAACACAAAGCTAGacattaagattttattttatttttaattacatgtATAAATCTTTgacttatttaaaatgaaaatcacCGAGTTAATTTTGTATgcaaatgtaaaaataattattttaacttcacttttttaaatgatatcaaaaaaattttaactcaTGATTTCTtttaacatgttaataatttgaattaagggtgtatttgataaattgaaaattttgtgagTATTAAATTTGTATTACAAAATTATTTAGTTAAGTAGTAAATATaagtattgaatttaattatattgtttgataaaagtaaatttgattttttaaagattatttgtttttaattttaatcttattgatataatattttatattattttagatagttttagatgaaagataaatatattaatttgaatttttttataaaaaagataatttattttaatttttttataaataaaattaacttaatataTTCTACATTAAGTGATAATAGCTATTCAATACTTTTTGTtgataattataaattaagtaaaaaattaaaataattatcaagtccatttaaaatatttataaaatagtcTATGAGGCCTTAGCTTACTAGCAAAGGTAAAGGTTGAGTCGTGAGACTCATTATGTGCAATTAATGTGGGTTACAAAGTCCCGCCATATGCTAATGTCATGTTTGagcaattaataattaataaatatattttttttaattcatatttttaattaataactcttttatttatataaataaaataataaatatgtaattatataataaaaatatatatttttatatataatatttttaattaataactcttttatttatatatataataaaaattaaatttggttttataatattaga
Protein-coding sequences here:
- the LOC107901474 gene encoding mitochondrial carrier protein CoAc1 yields the protein MGSPQGSTLTTNMVGLVDGSSARAEVSFIDSLPVYVKELIAGGAAGAFAKTTIAPLERIKILLQTRTDGFQSLGVYQSLRKVLKHEGVMGFYKGNGASVIRIIPYAALHFMTYEQYRGWMLDNYSFLGSGPVVDLLAGSASGGTAVLCTYPLDLARAKLAYQVGDTRSKFGSGMKSLYPRPAYSGVTDVLTRVYRDGGIRGLYRGVGPTLAGILPYAGLKFYIYEEIKTRVPEEHRKSIVMNLSCGALAGLLGQTFTYPLDVVRRQMQVGTLQCSTIQGDARYGNTYEGLTSIVRNQGWRQLFAGLSINYIKIVPSVAVGFAAYDMMKVSLRIPPRQKLQAEPSG